In Pseudoalteromonas tetraodonis, the genomic window TTTAAATATATCTTTGGAAAAGGGCTAGGTTACATTTTTTTTATAGTTTTCATTATGAAAAATATAAATAAAGTGTTTACTAAATAACTTACCTAATCGATGACTCATTTTAGTTATTCAGTTAAGAGTTACTAATTAATTGTATACTAACCAGAATATTAACTACCTAAAGGACTACCCTTGAAAGCTGTAATTCCTGTTGCCGGTTTAGGCACCCGTATGTTGCCTATGACTAAGGCAATCCCAAAAGAAATGCTCCCCTTGGTTGATAAACCGCTTATTCAATACATAGTAAATGAATGTGTGGCGGCGGGTATTAAAGAAATTGTGCTCGTGACACATAGCTCTAAAAATGCCATTGAAAACCATTTTGATACCAGTTTTGAGTTAGAAGCCACGTTAGAAAAACGCGTAAAACGTACTTTGCTAGATGAGGTGCGCTCTATTTGCCCAGCAGATGTTACTATTATGCACGTTCGCCAAGGTGAAGCTAAAGGCTTAGGGCACGCTATTTTATGTGCCAAGCCAATAGTTGGTGATAGTGACTTTGTTGTGGTTTTACCCGATGTAATTTTAGATGCTTATACGGCAGATCAAAAAACTGAAAACTTAGCGGCGATGATCGCACGCTTTAAGCAAACCCATGCCAGCCAAATTATGTTAGAGCCTGTTGCTATTGAAGATGTAAGTAAGTACGGCATTGCTGATATTAATGGTGCAGAGCTTGCTGCTGGTGAAAGTGCAGCAATTAAAAAAATGGTTGAAAAACCAGCCGCAGATGTTGCTCCCTCAAACTTAGCCGTTGTTGGTCGTTATGTTTTAAGTAAAAATATTTGGCCATTACTCGCTAAAACTCATGTAGGCGCAGGCGGTGAAATACAGCTAACAGATGCTATTGATGCATTATTGGCTATTGATACGGTAGAAGCGTTTCATATGAGTGGTCGCTCACACGACTGTGGCGATAAACTCGGTTATTTAAAAGCGATTGTAGAATACAGCATGCGCGATAAAAGCTTAGGCGATGAGTTTACTGAATATATGAAAGAGTTGGTTAAAGGATAAC contains:
- the galU gene encoding UTP--glucose-1-phosphate uridylyltransferase GalU; translation: MKAVIPVAGLGTRMLPMTKAIPKEMLPLVDKPLIQYIVNECVAAGIKEIVLVTHSSKNAIENHFDTSFELEATLEKRVKRTLLDEVRSICPADVTIMHVRQGEAKGLGHAILCAKPIVGDSDFVVVLPDVILDAYTADQKTENLAAMIARFKQTHASQIMLEPVAIEDVSKYGIADINGAELAAGESAAIKKMVEKPAADVAPSNLAVVGRYVLSKNIWPLLAKTHVGAGGEIQLTDAIDALLAIDTVEAFHMSGRSHDCGDKLGYLKAIVEYSMRDKSLGDEFTEYMKELVKG